A genomic stretch from Nocardia wallacei includes:
- a CDS encoding benzoate/H(+) symporter BenE family transporter, translating to MGPLPAVSAGVVAALVGFTSSFAVVLAGLTAVGATPAQAASGLLAVCVTQAVGILLLSRRYRMPITLAWSTPGAALLASTGAVAGGWPAAVGAFVVTGALVVLTGWWDRLGRLIAAIPVEIAQAMLAGVLVPLCLAPVDALRTSPAVVVAVLVVWLALQRFAARWAVPAAFATAAIGAGVDIAVTHRRIDIGAMVPHVEFTVPQWSWQAVIGVAVPLYIVTMAGQNIPGTALMSSFGYRVPWRAAMGTTGLGTVVGAFAGGHAINLAAISAALAAAPAAHPDPRRRWIAAFSVGCCYLVLAPASAALVALVAAAPPGVLETVAGLALIATLAAALHAALGATEHRTSAAITFLISASGVALLGIGAAFWALAAGLLVRWVLRRRSAE from the coding sequence ATCGGGCCGCTGCCTGCGGTGAGCGCCGGAGTGGTGGCGGCCCTGGTCGGGTTCACCAGTTCGTTCGCGGTGGTGCTGGCCGGGCTGACGGCGGTGGGCGCCACGCCCGCGCAGGCCGCATCGGGACTGCTGGCGGTGTGCGTCACCCAGGCGGTCGGGATTCTGTTGTTGAGCCGCCGCTATCGGATGCCGATCACGCTGGCCTGGTCGACACCCGGCGCCGCGCTGCTGGCGAGTACCGGCGCGGTCGCGGGTGGCTGGCCCGCGGCGGTCGGGGCGTTCGTGGTGACCGGCGCGCTCGTGGTGCTCACCGGGTGGTGGGATCGGCTGGGGCGGTTGATCGCGGCGATTCCGGTCGAGATCGCGCAGGCCATGCTGGCCGGGGTGCTGGTGCCGCTGTGCCTGGCGCCGGTGGACGCGCTGCGGACCAGCCCGGCGGTGGTGGTCGCGGTGCTCGTCGTGTGGCTGGCACTGCAGCGCTTCGCCGCGCGCTGGGCGGTGCCCGCGGCCTTCGCGACCGCCGCGATCGGGGCGGGCGTCGACATCGCCGTCACCCATCGCCGGATCGATATCGGTGCGATGGTGCCGCACGTGGAATTCACTGTGCCGCAGTGGAGTTGGCAGGCGGTGATCGGAGTGGCGGTGCCGCTGTACATCGTCACCATGGCCGGGCAGAACATTCCCGGGACCGCCCTGATGAGTTCGTTCGGCTATCGGGTGCCGTGGCGGGCGGCGATGGGGACGACCGGGCTGGGCACCGTCGTGGGCGCGTTCGCCGGTGGGCACGCGATCAACCTCGCCGCGATCAGCGCCGCGCTGGCCGCCGCGCCCGCCGCGCATCCGGACCCGCGGCGGCGCTGGATCGCGGCGTTTAGCGTGGGGTGCTGCTATCTGGTGCTGGCGCCCGCCTCCGCCGCGTTGGTCGCGCTGGTGGCCGCCGCACCGCCGGGTGTGCTGGAGACCGTCGCGGGGCTCGCGCTGATCGCCACCCTGGCCGCGGCATTGCACGCGGCGCTGGGTGCGACCGAGCACCGCACCTCGGCCGCCATCACGTTTCTGATTTCGGCCTCGGGAGTCGCGCTGCTCGGGATCGGCGCGGCCTTCTGGGCGCTGGCGGCGGGGCTGCTGGTGCGCTGGGTGCTGCGCCGGCGGTCCGCGGAGTGA
- a CDS encoding sulfurtransferase: MTAVLISAEELRKVLSDSESRVHLLDVRWALGDPDGPQHYLDGHIPGAVFVDLETELADPPSPARGRHPLPELAHLQKCARSWGLRSGDPVVVYDATGGMAAARAWWLLRWAGVANVRILDGGLPAWERAGGELATGGESDPAPGDVVLTPNNLPVTDADGAANWPGALLDARAGERYRGETEPVDPRAGHIPGAISAPTAENLRADGTFKSPEELRARFANLDSGDVAVYCGSGVTAAHEIAALAVAGIDATLYPGSWSQWSNDPKRPVATD; encoded by the coding sequence TTGACCGCGGTATTGATTTCGGCTGAAGAACTTCGGAAAGTGCTGTCCGACAGTGAATCTCGCGTGCATCTGCTGGATGTGCGGTGGGCGCTGGGCGACCCGGACGGACCGCAGCACTATCTGGACGGCCACATACCCGGTGCCGTGTTCGTCGACCTGGAGACCGAGCTGGCCGACCCGCCCTCCCCGGCCCGCGGTCGCCATCCGCTTCCCGAACTCGCCCATCTGCAGAAGTGCGCGCGGAGCTGGGGGCTGCGCTCGGGCGACCCGGTCGTCGTCTACGACGCCACCGGGGGCATGGCGGCCGCGCGGGCGTGGTGGCTGCTGCGCTGGGCAGGGGTGGCGAACGTGCGGATCCTCGACGGCGGACTGCCCGCCTGGGAGCGCGCCGGCGGCGAACTCGCCACCGGCGGCGAGTCCGACCCCGCGCCCGGCGACGTGGTGCTCACCCCCAACAACCTCCCCGTCACCGACGCCGACGGCGCCGCGAACTGGCCGGGTGCGCTGCTCGATGCCCGCGCCGGTGAGCGCTACCGCGGCGAGACCGAACCCGTCGATCCCCGCGCCGGCCACATCCCCGGCGCGATCAGCGCGCCCACCGCCGAGAACCTCAGGGCCGACGGCACTTTCAAGTCCCCCGAGGAACTGCGCGCCCGATTCGCGAATCTCGATTCCGGCGATGTGGCGGTCTACTGCGGGTCCGGGGTGACCGCCGCTCACGAGATCGCGGCCTTGGCGGTGGCCGGAATCGACGCCACCCTGTACCCCGGCTCCTGGTCCCAATGGTCCAACGACCCCAAACGCCCGGTCGCCACCGACTGA
- a CDS encoding Lrp/AsnC family transcriptional regulator: MSSGEPAGAVVDATDARLLLELVANPRATGVELATRLGLSRNTVQARLARWEAGGVLAGFERRVDPRALGYPLAAFVAVVVDQHTLDSVVDELAEVPEVTEVCGMTGPTDLTVRVVARDADDLYRIAGRILKIPGVERTNMALVMRQLVGPRTAPLLRRMANPNP; encoded by the coding sequence ATGTCGAGTGGAGAGCCTGCCGGGGCCGTGGTCGATGCGACCGATGCGCGCCTATTGCTGGAACTGGTCGCCAACCCCCGCGCCACCGGAGTCGAACTGGCTACCCGGCTCGGGCTGTCGCGCAATACCGTGCAGGCTCGGCTCGCCCGCTGGGAGGCCGGTGGCGTGCTCGCCGGCTTCGAACGCCGCGTCGACCCACGGGCGCTGGGTTATCCGCTGGCCGCCTTCGTGGCGGTGGTGGTCGACCAGCACACCCTGGATTCGGTGGTCGACGAGCTGGCCGAGGTGCCGGAGGTGACCGAGGTGTGCGGCATGACCGGCCCCACCGATCTCACGGTCCGCGTGGTCGCGCGTGACGCCGACGATCTCTACCGCATCGCCGGGCGGATCTTGAAGATTCCCGGTGTCGAACGGACGAATATGGCACTGGTCATGCGGCAGCTGGTCGGCCCGCGCACCGCGCCGCTGCTGCGGCGGATGGCGAACCCCAATCCGTAA
- the pdhA gene encoding pyruvate dehydrogenase (acetyl-transferring) E1 component subunit alpha, with protein MADPLTYPVQLVQPDGRRVLDREHAALVSDVGPERLRKLYEDMVVARRIDVEATALQRQGQLGLWPPLLGQEAAQIGSAHALHPDDYVFCSYREAGVAYCRGVDPGEITRLWRGVSHHCWDPAAVNMTNPAIVVGAQGLHATGYAYAAHLDGAEIAVLTYFGDGATSQGDMAEALGFAASWSAPVVFFCTNNQWAISAPVHVQSPTPIARRAYGYGIPGVQVDGNDVLAVLALTRQAVARARAGGGPSFIEAITYRMGPHTTADDPSRYRSAAETELWQRRDPIDRIRRLLEREDLWDNTFAEQVRARSDEVGARLRAATIEMPDPAPAQLFEHVYRTAHPLIEEERREYTEYLAGDHVAEGVRP; from the coding sequence ATGGCCGACCCGCTCACCTATCCGGTGCAATTGGTCCAGCCCGACGGCCGCCGCGTGCTCGACCGTGAGCACGCCGCCCTGGTATCCGATGTCGGACCCGAACGGCTGCGAAAACTGTACGAGGACATGGTGGTCGCCCGCCGCATCGATGTGGAGGCGACCGCGCTGCAACGCCAGGGCCAGCTGGGCCTGTGGCCTCCGTTGCTCGGGCAGGAGGCGGCGCAGATCGGCTCCGCCCACGCCCTGCATCCCGACGACTACGTGTTCTGCAGCTATCGCGAGGCCGGGGTCGCCTATTGCCGCGGCGTCGATCCGGGCGAGATCACCCGGTTGTGGCGGGGCGTGTCGCATCACTGCTGGGATCCGGCCGCCGTCAATATGACCAATCCCGCCATCGTGGTCGGCGCGCAGGGTCTGCACGCCACCGGCTACGCCTACGCCGCCCATCTCGACGGCGCCGAGATCGCGGTGCTCACCTACTTCGGCGACGGCGCCACCAGCCAGGGCGATATGGCCGAGGCACTCGGCTTCGCCGCCTCGTGGAGCGCGCCGGTGGTGTTCTTCTGCACGAACAACCAGTGGGCCATCAGCGCACCCGTCCACGTGCAGAGCCCGACCCCGATCGCGCGGCGCGCGTACGGCTATGGCATCCCCGGGGTGCAGGTCGACGGCAACGATGTGCTGGCGGTACTCGCGCTGACCCGGCAGGCGGTCGCCCGGGCCCGCGCCGGTGGCGGGCCGTCGTTCATCGAGGCCATCACCTACCGGATGGGGCCGCACACCACAGCCGACGACCCGTCCCGCTACCGTTCGGCCGCGGAGACCGAGCTGTGGCAGCGCCGCGACCCGATCGACCGGATACGCCGCCTGCTCGAACGAGAAGACCTGTGGGACAACACCTTCGCCGAACAGGTGCGCGCCCGGTCGGACGAGGTCGGCGCGCGGCTGCGGGCGGCGACGATCGAGATGCCCGATCCCGCACCGGCACAGCTGTTCGAGCA